A genome region from Lutra lutra chromosome 11, mLutLut1.2, whole genome shotgun sequence includes the following:
- the PURB gene encoding transcriptional activator protein Pur-beta yields MADGDSGSERGGGSGPGGFQPAARGGEQETQELASKRLDIQNKRFYLDVKQNAKGRFLKIAEVGAGGSKSRLTLSMAVAAEFRDYLGDFIEHYAQLGPSSPEQVAAAAAGAEEGGGPRRALKSEFLVRENRKYYLDLKENQRGRFLRIRQTVNRGGGGPGPGGLQSGQTIALPAQGLIEFRDALAKLIDDYGGDDDELAGGPGGGAGGAGGGLYGELPEGTSITVDSKRFFFDVGCNKYGVFLRVSEVKPSYRNAITVPFKAWGKFGGAFCRYADEMKEIQERQRDKLYERRGGDESEGEEVDED; encoded by the coding sequence ATGGCGGACGGCGACAGTGGCAGCGAacgcggcggcggcagcgggccCGGCGGCTTCCAACCCGCGGCGCGCGGCGGCGAGCAGGAGACGCAGGAGCTGGCCTCGAAGCGGCTGGACATCCAGAACAAGCGCTTCTACCTGGACGTGAAGCAGAACGCCAAGGGCCGCTTCCTGAAGATCGCCGAGGTGGGCGCGGGGGGCTCCAAGAGCCGCCTGACGCTGTCCATGGCGGTGGCCGCCGAGTTCCGCGACTACCTGGGCGACTTCATCGAGCACTACGCGCAGCTGGGCCCCAGCAGCCCGGAGcaggtggcggcggcggcggcgggcgccgAGGAGGGTGGCGGGCCGCGGCGCGCGCTCAAGAGCGAGTTCCTGGTGCGCGAGAACCGCAAGTACTACCTGGACCTCAAGGAGAACCAGCGCGGCCGCTTCCTGCGCATCCGCCAGACGGTCaaccgcggcggcggcggccccggccccggcgGCCTGCAGAGCGGCCAGACCATCGCGCTGCCCGCGCAGGGCCTCATCGAGTTCCGGGACGCGCTGGCGAAGCTCATCGACGACTACGGCGGCGACGACGACGAGCTGGCGGGCGGCccgggcggcggcgcgggcggcgcgggcggcggcctGTACGGCGAGCTCCCGGAAGGCACGTCCATCACCGTGGACTCCAAGCGCTTCTTCTTCGACGTGGGCTGCAACAAGTACGGCGTGTTTCTGCGCGTGAGCGAGGTGAAGCCGTCCTACCGCAACGCCATCACCGTCCCCTTCAAGGCCTGGGGCAAGTTCGGGGGCGCCTTTTGCCGGTACGCGGACGAGATGAAGGAGATCCAGGAGCGGCAGAGGGATAAGCTGTACGAGAGGCGCGGCGGCGACGAGTCGGAGGGCGAGGAGGTGGACGAGGACTGA